The following are from one region of the Vicugna pacos chromosome 9, VicPac4, whole genome shotgun sequence genome:
- the CHST8 gene encoding carbohydrate sulfotransferase 8, whose translation MTPRTGAMRLACMFSSILLFGAAGLLLFISLQDPTELAPQQVPGIKFNIRPQQRHNDLPPGSSQNGDLKTPTERATRDLSSRAPRGLNLLVPDQPQPRVNRGARLRPRQRRRRLLIKKMPAAAAILTNSSASTFVQPAPGALDSYWVSLQRRQQERKRVMQEACAKYRASSSRRAVTPRHVSRIFVEDRHRVLYCEVPKAGCSNWKRVLMVLAGLASSTTDIQHNTVHYGSALKRLDTFDRQGILHRLSTYTKMLFVREPFERLVSAFRDKFEHPNSYYHPVFGKAILARYRANASREALRTGSGVRFPEFVQYLLDVHRPVGMDIHWDHVSRLCSPCLIDYDFVGKFESMEDDANFFLSLIHAPRNLTFPQFKDRHSQEARTTARITHQYFAQLSTLQRQRTYDFYYMDYLMFNYSKPFADLY comes from the exons gaATAAAGTTCAACATCAGGCCACAGCAGCGCCACAAC GACCTCCCACCAGGCAGTTCCCAGAATGGTGACTTGAAGACACCCACAGAGAGGGCCACTCGAGACTTGTCCAGCCGGGCCCCAAGAGGCCTCAACCTGCTGGTGCCAGATCAGCCTCAACCTCGCGTAAACAGGGGGGCCCGTCTGCGACCACGGCAGCGCCGCCGCCGGCTGCTTATCAAGAAAATGCCGGCTGCGGCGGCCATTCTGACCAACAGCTCAGCCAGCACGTTCGTCCAGCCGGCACCCGGGGCCCTGGACAGCTACTGGGTCAGCCTGCAGCGGCGTCAGCAGGAGCGCAAGCGAGTGATGCAGGAGGCGTGCGCCAAGTACCGGGCAAGCAGCAGCCGCAGGGCGGTCACGCCCCGCCACGTGTCCCGCATCTTCGTGGAGGACCGCCACCGCGTGCTGTACTGCGAGGTGCCCAAGGCAGGCTGCTCCAACTGGAAGCGGGTGCTCATGGTGCTGGCGGGGCTGGCCTCATCCACCACCGACATCCAGCACAACACCGTCCACTACGGCAGCGCCCTCAAGAGGCTGGACACCTTCGACCGCCAGGGCATCCTTCACCGCCTCAGCACCTACACCAAGATGCTCTTTGTTCGCGAGCCCTTCGAGAGGCTGGTCTCCGCCTTCCGCGACAAGTTCGAACACCCCAATAGCTACTATCACCCTGTCTTCGGTAAGGCCATCCTAGCCCGGTACCGGGCCAACGCCTCTCGGGAGGCCCTGCGGACAGGCTCCGGTGTGCGGTTCCCCGAGTTTGTCCAGTACCTGCTGGACGTGCACCGGCCCGTGGGCATGGACATCCACTGGGACCACGTCAGCCGGCTCTGCAGCCCCTGCCTCATCGACTATGACTTTGTGGGCAAGTTTGAGAGCATGGAGGACGATGCCAACTTCTTCCTGAGCCTCATCCATGCACCGCGCAACCTGACCTTCCCCCAGTTCAAGGACCGGCACTCGCAGGAGGCACGGACCACCGCGCGGATCACCCACCAGTACTTCGCCCAGCTCTCGACCCTGCAGCGGCAGCGCACCTACGACTTCTACTACATGGACTACCTGATGTTCAACTACTCCAAGCCCTTTGCAGATTTGTACTGA